A genomic region of Haemorhous mexicanus isolate bHaeMex1 chromosome 14, bHaeMex1.pri, whole genome shotgun sequence contains the following coding sequences:
- the KIAA1210 gene encoding acrosomal protein KIAA1210 homolog isoform X1, with the protein MHTHLPGSTMAGFYGCLKSKNEYIMATRPTEVTQPPGDTVEEFTGKKKSKFQTFKNFFAKKKRKEPPPPRGESNLKPCQSSCDVSIAVLNTAALHSPGEAGPKGSMGNKALSHDSVFILESAPGNVTGHVLSQENRPGRVKALQLQLQQNVKLGSPPLVITGKKLEDAGAVSEDDGLPRSPPEISTLHEALKDSPNKSSNPVQRHSSLSLGGTDSEDEQIPSGASSRPISPLSSATQGTPMPQGSSFLPVDFTLPASPLGCLDTSAARHRIAINPRKQKGFTNKHQLPLQVEQLENETCLPATPERKGNSTELLESDKHKSDWEGNEDTGLPAQVGHCAKGDGSKETPGVKTPTDAAPGSCDSTPVAEDPCALLQEDGCLPGVGHHYKGATLLLRPEPSPVNLQGHHSAGGMNSADGAAHESKTHPPSTSDEVPGLPELQQLEGEAAVSPDVPAADLISRGVETSGMDILPAVAPSSSVNSVDPNIKAQEKGDPLFSGKEELCFGTAGNHSSHAVSGVALGTPQAAVADAESCSDIKTVADLRSEKSSVAKNDKETCEIMEFQLSKDSVEKKIDPAASVSEAVCVVPCSKLEVCFKAEIVPVSKGNQGSQQANTSCISDKLSIGCLASSSLAGLKSNISSDADSKVSTTASHRKTAEGSQSSDENLKSPLRAASAKPVRFTIAPAWQRSLSGGSNSKEDSYSRSSPTSPIRPEFFEGLAKEPTRFDAVMQETAKTNSDRFDGDCKDRDLHLNSFVEWADHETQNFESPFGVRLRRTSSLLKYKNESRVEPPKLLPSAAPVASSTSLKEDQKLMGTGKPPPSLPVNTKSVVKKPDLLENKNPAKARSEEGAKKQNGYKPSEKVSPYLETASSEPAWVSMAKLKQKGFQDHPLAKEHKDEDKALAKVDQGEPEMCAGENTLKKKMPSSSQDKKTQMKTGVSAAAGKVGPISQEASVVPAVEKEARHSSNLPMTPCSPAEPPWLSLAKKKAKAWSEMPQIVQ; encoded by the exons TGAGTATATAATGGCCACGAGGCCCACAGAGGTCACTCAGCCACCTGGAGACACAGTGGAAGAGTTCACAG gaaagaaaaaatccaaatttcagACTTTCAAGAACTTCTTTgccaagaagaaaaggaaagaaccTCCACCTCCCAGGGGAGAGAGTAATTTAAAACCTTGCCAGTCCAGCTGCGATGTCAGCATCGCTGTGCTCAACACTGCTGCACTTCATTCACCGGGGGAGGCTGG GCCCAAGGGTAGCATGGGAAACAAAGCCTTGTCCCATGACAGTGTCTTCATTTTGGAGTCTGCACCAGGAAACGTGACAGGTCATGTCTTGTCTCAGGAAAACAGACCTGGAAGAGTGAAAGCTTTACAG CTTCAGTTGCAGCAGAATGTCAAACTTGGATCACCTCCTCTTGTTATAACTGGGAAAAAACTGGAAGATGCAGGTGCTGTTTCTGAAGATGATGGTCTACCTAGAAGCCCTCCTGAAATTTCAACCCTTCATGAAGCTCTGAAAGATTCACCAAACAAG TCCTCCAACCCTGTTCAGCGTCATAGCTCTTTGAGTTTAGGAGGGACAGACAGTGAAGATGAACAG ATACCTTCTGGAGCTTCCTCCAGGCCCATCAGTCCTTTATCCTCTGCCACTCAGGGGACCCCCATGCcccaaggcagcagcttccTTCCTGTTGATTTCACCCTCCCTGCCAGTCCCCTGGGCTGCCTGGACAcctcagcagccaggcacaggaTTGCCATCAACCCTCGCAAACAGAAGGGCTTCACCAACAAGcaccagctgcccctgcag gtggagcagctggaaaatgaAACTTGTCTTCCTGCAACTccagaaaggaagggaaattcaACAGAATTACTTGAGAGTGACAAACATAAAAGCGATTGGGAAGGTAATGAAGACACAG GATTACCAGCCCAGGTGGGACACTGTGCAAAGGGAGATGGTTCTAAGGAGACACCAGGTGTAAAAACTCCCACTGATGCTGCCCCTGGCTCTTGTGATTCCACACCTGTGGCAGAAGACCCCTGTGCTTTGCTGCAAGAGGATGGGTGCCTTCCTGGTGTGGGCCATCACTACAAAGGAGCCACACTTCTCCTGAGGCCTGAGCCCTCTCCAGTGAACCTGCAAGGACACCACAGTGCAGGAGGGATGAACTCTGCAGATGGGGCTGCTCATGAATCAAAAACACATCCTCCAAGTACCAGTGATGAAGTACCTGGACTTCCAGAGCTGCAACAACTtgaaggagaagctgctgtgtCTCCAGACGTGCCAGCAGCTGACCTGATTAGCAGGGGTGTGGAAACATCTGGCATGGATATATTGCCAGCAGTTGCACCGAGTTCCTCAGTAAATTCTGTGGATCCAAACATTAAAGCCCAGGAAAAGGGGGATCCACTGTTTAGTGGCAAAGAAGAACTCTGCTTTGGTACTGCTGGGAATCATTCCAGCCATGCTGTCTCAGGTGTTGCACTGGGTACTCCACAAGCTGCAGTAGCTGATGCAGAGTCTTGTTCTGACATCAAGACAGTGGCTGATTTGAGGTCTGAAAAGAGTTCAGTAGcaaaaaatgacaaagaaaCTTGTGAAATTATGGAATTTCAGTTATCCAAGGAcagtgtagaaaaaaaaatagacccTGCTGCATCTGTCTCAGAAGCAGTTTGTGTGGTACCTTGCAGTAAATTGGAAGTatgttttaaagcagaaattgtTCCTGTTTCAAAGGGTAATCAAGGCAGTCAACAGGCCAACACATCATGCATTTCTGATAAACTTTCCATCGGGTGTCTTGCCTCTTCAAGTTTGGCTGGCTTGAAGAGTAATATATCTTCTGATGCTGACAGTAAGGTAAGCACTACAGCTTCTCACCGAAAAACAGCAGAAGGCAGTCAATCATCAGACGAAAATCTAAAGAGTCCACTGAGGGCTGCTTCTGCTAAACCAGTCAGATTTACCATTGCACCAGCATGGCAAAGATCTCTCTCAGGGGGTTCAAATTCAAAGGAAGATTCCTATTCCAGAAGTTCTCCAACATCTCCTATAAGACCAGAGTTCTTTGAAGGATTGGCAAAAGAGCCCACACGTTTTGATGCAGTTATGCAGGAAACAGCAAAAACCAACTCAGATAGATTTGATGGAGATTGTAAGGACAGAGATCTGCACTTGAATTCTTTTGTGGAGTGGGCTGACCATGAAACACAAAACTTTGAGAGCCCTTTTGGGGTCAGACTAAGAAGAACATCCTCTTTACTAAAGTACAAGAACGAAAGCCGTGTAGAGCCTCCAAAgctgctgccctcagctgctccagttGCTTCTTCTACTTCACTCAAGGAGGATCAGAAATTGATGGGCACTGGGAAGCCACCTCCAAGCCTTCCTGTCAACACAAAATCAGTTGTTAAAAAACCAGATCTCctagaaaacaaaaaccctgccaAGGCAAGATCAGAAGAAGGGGCAAAGAAGCAAAATGGTTATAAGCCTTCAG AAAAAGTCTCTCCATATTTGGAAACTGCTTCCTCTGAACCAGCTTGGGTCTCCATGGCAAAGCTGAAACAAAAGGGTTTCCAGGACCACCCTCTTGCCAAAGAACATAAAGATGAAGACAAAGCTTTGGCCAAAGTGGATCAAGGGGAG CCAGAGATGTGTGCTGGTGAGAACACTCTGAAGAAGAAGATGCCTTCCAGCTCTCAGGacaagaaaacacaaatgaagactggtgtgtctgcagcagcag GTAAAGTTGGACCAATTTCTCAGGAAGCATCTGTGGTTCCTGCTGTTGAAAAGGAAGCAAGGCACTCCTCTAACCTGCCAATGACACCCTGCAGTCCTGCTGAACcgccctggctgtccctggccaAGAAGAAAGCCAAAGCATGGAGTGAAATGCCCCAGATTGTACAATAG
- the KIAA1210 gene encoding acrosomal protein KIAA1210 homolog isoform X3 produces the protein MLQISEYIMATRPTEVTQPPGDTVEEFTGKKKSKFQTFKNFFAKKKRKEPPPPRGESNLKPCQSSCDVSIAVLNTAALHSPGEAGPKGSMGNKALSHDSVFILESAPGNVTGHVLSQENRPGRVKALQLQLQQNVKLGSPPLVITGKKLEDAGAVSEDDGLPRSPPEISTLHEALKDSPNKSSNPVQRHSSLSLGGTDSEDEQIPSGASSRPISPLSSATQGTPMPQGSSFLPVDFTLPASPLGCLDTSAARHRIAINPRKQKGFTNKHQLPLQVEQLENETCLPATPERKGNSTELLESDKHKSDWEGNEDTGLPAQVGHCAKGDGSKETPGVKTPTDAAPGSCDSTPVAEDPCALLQEDGCLPGVGHHYKGATLLLRPEPSPVNLQGHHSAGGMNSADGAAHESKTHPPSTSDEVPGLPELQQLEGEAAVSPDVPAADLISRGVETSGMDILPAVAPSSSVNSVDPNIKAQEKGDPLFSGKEELCFGTAGNHSSHAVSGVALGTPQAAVADAESCSDIKTVADLRSEKSSVAKNDKETCEIMEFQLSKDSVEKKIDPAASVSEAVCVVPCSKLEVCFKAEIVPVSKGNQGSQQANTSCISDKLSIGCLASSSLAGLKSNISSDADSKVSTTASHRKTAEGSQSSDENLKSPLRAASAKPVRFTIAPAWQRSLSGGSNSKEDSYSRSSPTSPIRPEFFEGLAKEPTRFDAVMQETAKTNSDRFDGDCKDRDLHLNSFVEWADHETQNFESPFGVRLRRTSSLLKYKNESRVEPPKLLPSAAPVASSTSLKEDQKLMGTGKPPPSLPVNTKSVVKKPDLLENKNPAKARSEEGAKKQNGYKPSEKVSPYLETASSEPAWVSMAKLKQKGFQDHPLAKEHKDEDKALAKVDQGEPEMCAGENTLKKKMPSSSQDKKTQMKTGVSAAAGKVGPISQEASVVPAVEKEARHSSNLPMTPCSPAEPPWLSLAKKKAKAWSEMPQIVQ, from the exons TGAGTATATAATGGCCACGAGGCCCACAGAGGTCACTCAGCCACCTGGAGACACAGTGGAAGAGTTCACAG gaaagaaaaaatccaaatttcagACTTTCAAGAACTTCTTTgccaagaagaaaaggaaagaaccTCCACCTCCCAGGGGAGAGAGTAATTTAAAACCTTGCCAGTCCAGCTGCGATGTCAGCATCGCTGTGCTCAACACTGCTGCACTTCATTCACCGGGGGAGGCTGG GCCCAAGGGTAGCATGGGAAACAAAGCCTTGTCCCATGACAGTGTCTTCATTTTGGAGTCTGCACCAGGAAACGTGACAGGTCATGTCTTGTCTCAGGAAAACAGACCTGGAAGAGTGAAAGCTTTACAG CTTCAGTTGCAGCAGAATGTCAAACTTGGATCACCTCCTCTTGTTATAACTGGGAAAAAACTGGAAGATGCAGGTGCTGTTTCTGAAGATGATGGTCTACCTAGAAGCCCTCCTGAAATTTCAACCCTTCATGAAGCTCTGAAAGATTCACCAAACAAG TCCTCCAACCCTGTTCAGCGTCATAGCTCTTTGAGTTTAGGAGGGACAGACAGTGAAGATGAACAG ATACCTTCTGGAGCTTCCTCCAGGCCCATCAGTCCTTTATCCTCTGCCACTCAGGGGACCCCCATGCcccaaggcagcagcttccTTCCTGTTGATTTCACCCTCCCTGCCAGTCCCCTGGGCTGCCTGGACAcctcagcagccaggcacaggaTTGCCATCAACCCTCGCAAACAGAAGGGCTTCACCAACAAGcaccagctgcccctgcag gtggagcagctggaaaatgaAACTTGTCTTCCTGCAACTccagaaaggaagggaaattcaACAGAATTACTTGAGAGTGACAAACATAAAAGCGATTGGGAAGGTAATGAAGACACAG GATTACCAGCCCAGGTGGGACACTGTGCAAAGGGAGATGGTTCTAAGGAGACACCAGGTGTAAAAACTCCCACTGATGCTGCCCCTGGCTCTTGTGATTCCACACCTGTGGCAGAAGACCCCTGTGCTTTGCTGCAAGAGGATGGGTGCCTTCCTGGTGTGGGCCATCACTACAAAGGAGCCACACTTCTCCTGAGGCCTGAGCCCTCTCCAGTGAACCTGCAAGGACACCACAGTGCAGGAGGGATGAACTCTGCAGATGGGGCTGCTCATGAATCAAAAACACATCCTCCAAGTACCAGTGATGAAGTACCTGGACTTCCAGAGCTGCAACAACTtgaaggagaagctgctgtgtCTCCAGACGTGCCAGCAGCTGACCTGATTAGCAGGGGTGTGGAAACATCTGGCATGGATATATTGCCAGCAGTTGCACCGAGTTCCTCAGTAAATTCTGTGGATCCAAACATTAAAGCCCAGGAAAAGGGGGATCCACTGTTTAGTGGCAAAGAAGAACTCTGCTTTGGTACTGCTGGGAATCATTCCAGCCATGCTGTCTCAGGTGTTGCACTGGGTACTCCACAAGCTGCAGTAGCTGATGCAGAGTCTTGTTCTGACATCAAGACAGTGGCTGATTTGAGGTCTGAAAAGAGTTCAGTAGcaaaaaatgacaaagaaaCTTGTGAAATTATGGAATTTCAGTTATCCAAGGAcagtgtagaaaaaaaaatagacccTGCTGCATCTGTCTCAGAAGCAGTTTGTGTGGTACCTTGCAGTAAATTGGAAGTatgttttaaagcagaaattgtTCCTGTTTCAAAGGGTAATCAAGGCAGTCAACAGGCCAACACATCATGCATTTCTGATAAACTTTCCATCGGGTGTCTTGCCTCTTCAAGTTTGGCTGGCTTGAAGAGTAATATATCTTCTGATGCTGACAGTAAGGTAAGCACTACAGCTTCTCACCGAAAAACAGCAGAAGGCAGTCAATCATCAGACGAAAATCTAAAGAGTCCACTGAGGGCTGCTTCTGCTAAACCAGTCAGATTTACCATTGCACCAGCATGGCAAAGATCTCTCTCAGGGGGTTCAAATTCAAAGGAAGATTCCTATTCCAGAAGTTCTCCAACATCTCCTATAAGACCAGAGTTCTTTGAAGGATTGGCAAAAGAGCCCACACGTTTTGATGCAGTTATGCAGGAAACAGCAAAAACCAACTCAGATAGATTTGATGGAGATTGTAAGGACAGAGATCTGCACTTGAATTCTTTTGTGGAGTGGGCTGACCATGAAACACAAAACTTTGAGAGCCCTTTTGGGGTCAGACTAAGAAGAACATCCTCTTTACTAAAGTACAAGAACGAAAGCCGTGTAGAGCCTCCAAAgctgctgccctcagctgctccagttGCTTCTTCTACTTCACTCAAGGAGGATCAGAAATTGATGGGCACTGGGAAGCCACCTCCAAGCCTTCCTGTCAACACAAAATCAGTTGTTAAAAAACCAGATCTCctagaaaacaaaaaccctgccaAGGCAAGATCAGAAGAAGGGGCAAAGAAGCAAAATGGTTATAAGCCTTCAG AAAAAGTCTCTCCATATTTGGAAACTGCTTCCTCTGAACCAGCTTGGGTCTCCATGGCAAAGCTGAAACAAAAGGGTTTCCAGGACCACCCTCTTGCCAAAGAACATAAAGATGAAGACAAAGCTTTGGCCAAAGTGGATCAAGGGGAG CCAGAGATGTGTGCTGGTGAGAACACTCTGAAGAAGAAGATGCCTTCCAGCTCTCAGGacaagaaaacacaaatgaagactggtgtgtctgcagcagcag GTAAAGTTGGACCAATTTCTCAGGAAGCATCTGTGGTTCCTGCTGTTGAAAAGGAAGCAAGGCACTCCTCTAACCTGCCAATGACACCCTGCAGTCCTGCTGAACcgccctggctgtccctggccaAGAAGAAAGCCAAAGCATGGAGTGAAATGCCCCAGATTGTACAATAG
- the KIAA1210 gene encoding acrosomal protein KIAA1210 homolog isoform X2, whose product MHTHLPGSTMAGFYGCLKSKNEYIMATRPTEVTQPPGDTVEEFTGKKKSKFQTFKNFFAKKKRKEPPPPRGESNLKPCQSSCDVSIAVLNTAALHSPGEAGPKGSMGNKALSHDSVFILESAPGNVTGHVLSQENRPGRVKALQLQLQQNVKLGSPPLVITGKKLEDAGAVSEDDGLPRSPPEISTLHEALKDSPNKSSNPVQRHSSLSLGGTDSEDEQIPSGASSRPISPLSSATQGTPMPQGSSFLPVDFTLPASPLGCLDTSAARHRIAINPRKQKGFTNKHQLPLQVEQLENETCLPATPERKGNSTELLESDKHKSDWEGLPAQVGHCAKGDGSKETPGVKTPTDAAPGSCDSTPVAEDPCALLQEDGCLPGVGHHYKGATLLLRPEPSPVNLQGHHSAGGMNSADGAAHESKTHPPSTSDEVPGLPELQQLEGEAAVSPDVPAADLISRGVETSGMDILPAVAPSSSVNSVDPNIKAQEKGDPLFSGKEELCFGTAGNHSSHAVSGVALGTPQAAVADAESCSDIKTVADLRSEKSSVAKNDKETCEIMEFQLSKDSVEKKIDPAASVSEAVCVVPCSKLEVCFKAEIVPVSKGNQGSQQANTSCISDKLSIGCLASSSLAGLKSNISSDADSKVSTTASHRKTAEGSQSSDENLKSPLRAASAKPVRFTIAPAWQRSLSGGSNSKEDSYSRSSPTSPIRPEFFEGLAKEPTRFDAVMQETAKTNSDRFDGDCKDRDLHLNSFVEWADHETQNFESPFGVRLRRTSSLLKYKNESRVEPPKLLPSAAPVASSTSLKEDQKLMGTGKPPPSLPVNTKSVVKKPDLLENKNPAKARSEEGAKKQNGYKPSEKVSPYLETASSEPAWVSMAKLKQKGFQDHPLAKEHKDEDKALAKVDQGEPEMCAGENTLKKKMPSSSQDKKTQMKTGVSAAAGKVGPISQEASVVPAVEKEARHSSNLPMTPCSPAEPPWLSLAKKKAKAWSEMPQIVQ is encoded by the exons TGAGTATATAATGGCCACGAGGCCCACAGAGGTCACTCAGCCACCTGGAGACACAGTGGAAGAGTTCACAG gaaagaaaaaatccaaatttcagACTTTCAAGAACTTCTTTgccaagaagaaaaggaaagaaccTCCACCTCCCAGGGGAGAGAGTAATTTAAAACCTTGCCAGTCCAGCTGCGATGTCAGCATCGCTGTGCTCAACACTGCTGCACTTCATTCACCGGGGGAGGCTGG GCCCAAGGGTAGCATGGGAAACAAAGCCTTGTCCCATGACAGTGTCTTCATTTTGGAGTCTGCACCAGGAAACGTGACAGGTCATGTCTTGTCTCAGGAAAACAGACCTGGAAGAGTGAAAGCTTTACAG CTTCAGTTGCAGCAGAATGTCAAACTTGGATCACCTCCTCTTGTTATAACTGGGAAAAAACTGGAAGATGCAGGTGCTGTTTCTGAAGATGATGGTCTACCTAGAAGCCCTCCTGAAATTTCAACCCTTCATGAAGCTCTGAAAGATTCACCAAACAAG TCCTCCAACCCTGTTCAGCGTCATAGCTCTTTGAGTTTAGGAGGGACAGACAGTGAAGATGAACAG ATACCTTCTGGAGCTTCCTCCAGGCCCATCAGTCCTTTATCCTCTGCCACTCAGGGGACCCCCATGCcccaaggcagcagcttccTTCCTGTTGATTTCACCCTCCCTGCCAGTCCCCTGGGCTGCCTGGACAcctcagcagccaggcacaggaTTGCCATCAACCCTCGCAAACAGAAGGGCTTCACCAACAAGcaccagctgcccctgcag gtggagcagctggaaaatgaAACTTGTCTTCCTGCAACTccagaaaggaagggaaattcaACAGAATTACTTGAGAGTGACAAACATAAAAGCGATTGGGAAG GATTACCAGCCCAGGTGGGACACTGTGCAAAGGGAGATGGTTCTAAGGAGACACCAGGTGTAAAAACTCCCACTGATGCTGCCCCTGGCTCTTGTGATTCCACACCTGTGGCAGAAGACCCCTGTGCTTTGCTGCAAGAGGATGGGTGCCTTCCTGGTGTGGGCCATCACTACAAAGGAGCCACACTTCTCCTGAGGCCTGAGCCCTCTCCAGTGAACCTGCAAGGACACCACAGTGCAGGAGGGATGAACTCTGCAGATGGGGCTGCTCATGAATCAAAAACACATCCTCCAAGTACCAGTGATGAAGTACCTGGACTTCCAGAGCTGCAACAACTtgaaggagaagctgctgtgtCTCCAGACGTGCCAGCAGCTGACCTGATTAGCAGGGGTGTGGAAACATCTGGCATGGATATATTGCCAGCAGTTGCACCGAGTTCCTCAGTAAATTCTGTGGATCCAAACATTAAAGCCCAGGAAAAGGGGGATCCACTGTTTAGTGGCAAAGAAGAACTCTGCTTTGGTACTGCTGGGAATCATTCCAGCCATGCTGTCTCAGGTGTTGCACTGGGTACTCCACAAGCTGCAGTAGCTGATGCAGAGTCTTGTTCTGACATCAAGACAGTGGCTGATTTGAGGTCTGAAAAGAGTTCAGTAGcaaaaaatgacaaagaaaCTTGTGAAATTATGGAATTTCAGTTATCCAAGGAcagtgtagaaaaaaaaatagacccTGCTGCATCTGTCTCAGAAGCAGTTTGTGTGGTACCTTGCAGTAAATTGGAAGTatgttttaaagcagaaattgtTCCTGTTTCAAAGGGTAATCAAGGCAGTCAACAGGCCAACACATCATGCATTTCTGATAAACTTTCCATCGGGTGTCTTGCCTCTTCAAGTTTGGCTGGCTTGAAGAGTAATATATCTTCTGATGCTGACAGTAAGGTAAGCACTACAGCTTCTCACCGAAAAACAGCAGAAGGCAGTCAATCATCAGACGAAAATCTAAAGAGTCCACTGAGGGCTGCTTCTGCTAAACCAGTCAGATTTACCATTGCACCAGCATGGCAAAGATCTCTCTCAGGGGGTTCAAATTCAAAGGAAGATTCCTATTCCAGAAGTTCTCCAACATCTCCTATAAGACCAGAGTTCTTTGAAGGATTGGCAAAAGAGCCCACACGTTTTGATGCAGTTATGCAGGAAACAGCAAAAACCAACTCAGATAGATTTGATGGAGATTGTAAGGACAGAGATCTGCACTTGAATTCTTTTGTGGAGTGGGCTGACCATGAAACACAAAACTTTGAGAGCCCTTTTGGGGTCAGACTAAGAAGAACATCCTCTTTACTAAAGTACAAGAACGAAAGCCGTGTAGAGCCTCCAAAgctgctgccctcagctgctccagttGCTTCTTCTACTTCACTCAAGGAGGATCAGAAATTGATGGGCACTGGGAAGCCACCTCCAAGCCTTCCTGTCAACACAAAATCAGTTGTTAAAAAACCAGATCTCctagaaaacaaaaaccctgccaAGGCAAGATCAGAAGAAGGGGCAAAGAAGCAAAATGGTTATAAGCCTTCAG AAAAAGTCTCTCCATATTTGGAAACTGCTTCCTCTGAACCAGCTTGGGTCTCCATGGCAAAGCTGAAACAAAAGGGTTTCCAGGACCACCCTCTTGCCAAAGAACATAAAGATGAAGACAAAGCTTTGGCCAAAGTGGATCAAGGGGAG CCAGAGATGTGTGCTGGTGAGAACACTCTGAAGAAGAAGATGCCTTCCAGCTCTCAGGacaagaaaacacaaatgaagactggtgtgtctgcagcagcag GTAAAGTTGGACCAATTTCTCAGGAAGCATCTGTGGTTCCTGCTGTTGAAAAGGAAGCAAGGCACTCCTCTAACCTGCCAATGACACCCTGCAGTCCTGCTGAACcgccctggctgtccctggccaAGAAGAAAGCCAAAGCATGGAGTGAAATGCCCCAGATTGTACAATAG